One segment of Rhipicephalus sanguineus isolate Rsan-2018 chromosome 6, BIME_Rsan_1.4, whole genome shotgun sequence DNA contains the following:
- the LOC119396561 gene encoding guided entry of tail-anchored proteins factor 1: MGTQESYVFFWFVTFCGMFTAFVPFVVRMVLQVISQETEMESNLRRQVCDLRAELGSMNIVDEFAKYAKIQRKINKMSEELAHQAQLKSMYTFKVRLAATALLYALVGVTVAYLVWNYRSQPVVTLPEAWLSPIGSLLAPASGSPGGIGLTPWLLVSSSVGRQIAKHL; encoded by the exons ATGGGAACTCAAGAGAGCTATGTCTTCTTTTGGTTCGTGACGTTCTGCGGTATGTTTACGGCGTTCGTCCCATTCGTCGTCAGAATG GTGCTTCAGGTGATATCACAAGAGACCGAGATGGAATCGAACTTGCGTCGGCAAGTGTGTGATCTGAGAGCCGAACTTGGAAGCATGAACATAGTCGATGAGTTCGCCAAGTATGCAAAGATACAACGAAAGATTAACAAGATGTCAGAAGAGCTGGCACATCAAG CCCAGCTAAAGTCTATGTACACATTCAAGGTTAGGCTGGCAGCCACGGCACTCCTCTATGCACTCGTG GGTGTGACGGTCGCTTACCTTGTATGGAACTACAGGTCACAGCCTGTTGTGACCTTGCCAGAGGCATGGCTCTCACCTATTGGTTCACTACTTGCACCTGCATCGGGTTCACCAG GTGGGATTGGGCTCACACCTTGGCTCCTGGTGTCAAGTTCAGTTGGGCGACAGATTGCAAAGCACCTATAG